One Streptomyces sp. ML-6 genomic region harbors:
- the mqnC gene encoding cyclic dehypoxanthinyl futalosine synthase: MTEKADLQPILDRAAEGGRISAEEALDLYRSAPLHALGAAADAARRRRYAGTEHIATYIIERNINYTNVCVTACRFCAFYAAPKDTAKGWTRDLDDILRRCAETVELGGTQIMFQGGHHPDYGVEYYEEHFSAIKKAFPQLVIHSLGASEVEHMARISKVSVEEAIRRIHAAGLDSFAGAGAELLPARPRKAIAPLKESGERWLEIMEIAHGLGVESTSTMLMGTGETNAERIEHLRMIRDVQDRTGGFRAFIPYTYQPENNHLKGRTQATLFEYLRMIAIARLFLDNVAHIQGSWLTTGKEVGQLTLHYGADDLGSIMLEENVVSSAGAKHRSNRMEIIDLIRKAGRVPAQRATTYEHLVVHDDPANDPADDRVVSHISSTAIEGGTAHPELKLLSTN; encoded by the coding sequence GTGACCGAGAAGGCCGACCTTCAGCCCATCCTCGACCGAGCCGCCGAAGGCGGTCGGATCTCCGCGGAAGAGGCGCTCGACCTCTACCGTTCGGCACCGCTGCACGCCCTGGGCGCGGCCGCCGACGCCGCCCGCCGACGCCGTTACGCCGGTACGGAGCACATTGCGACGTACATCATCGAGCGCAACATCAACTACACGAACGTGTGCGTCACGGCCTGCAGGTTCTGCGCCTTCTACGCCGCGCCGAAGGACACCGCCAAGGGCTGGACCCGCGACCTCGACGACATCCTGCGCCGCTGCGCGGAGACCGTCGAACTCGGCGGGACCCAGATCATGTTCCAGGGCGGCCACCACCCGGACTACGGCGTCGAGTACTACGAGGAGCACTTCTCCGCGATCAAGAAGGCGTTCCCCCAGCTGGTCATCCACTCGCTGGGCGCCTCCGAGGTCGAGCACATGGCCCGGATCTCCAAGGTCTCCGTCGAGGAGGCCATCCGGCGCATCCACGCCGCCGGACTCGACTCCTTCGCGGGCGCCGGTGCCGAGCTGCTGCCGGCCAGGCCGCGCAAGGCGATCGCCCCGCTCAAGGAGTCCGGCGAACGCTGGCTGGAGATCATGGAGATCGCGCACGGCCTCGGCGTCGAGTCCACCTCCACCATGCTCATGGGCACCGGCGAGACCAACGCCGAGCGCATCGAGCACCTGCGGATGATCCGTGACGTCCAGGACCGGACGGGCGGCTTCCGGGCGTTCATCCCGTACACGTACCAGCCGGAGAACAACCACCTGAAGGGCCGGACGCAGGCGACGCTCTTCGAGTACCTGCGGATGATCGCCATCGCCCGGCTCTTCCTCGACAACGTCGCGCACATCCAGGGCTCCTGGCTGACCACCGGCAAGGAGGTCGGCCAGCTGACCCTGCACTACGGCGCCGACGACCTCGGCTCGATCATGCTGGAGGAGAACGTGGTCTCCTCGGCCGGGGCCAAGCACCGCTCCAACCGGATGGAGATCATCGACCTGATCCGCAAGGCGGGCCGGGTACCGGCGCAGCGCGCCACCACGTACGAGCACCTCGTCGTCCACGACGACCCGGCGAACGACCCGGCCGACGACCGCGTCGTCTCGCACATCTCGTCCACGGCGATCGAGGGCGGCACGGCACACCCCGAACTGAAGCTCCTGAGCACCAACTGA
- a CDS encoding demethylmenaquinone methyltransferase, which yields MTRASLDKQPHEVATMFDKVAANYDLTNDVLSLGQARLWRKEVAKAVHARPAEKILDLAAGTATSSLPFAATGAYVVPCDFSLGMLEEGKKRHSWLPFTAGDATRLPFRDETFDAVTISFGLRNVQDTDAALRELYRVTRPGGRVVICEFSQPTWEPFRTVYTEYLIRALPPVARAVSSNPDAYVYLAESIRAWPDQPGLASALQRAGWSKVAWRNLTSGVVALHRGVRP from the coding sequence GTGACCCGAGCCTCCCTGGACAAGCAGCCGCACGAAGTCGCCACGATGTTCGACAAGGTGGCGGCGAACTACGACCTCACCAACGACGTGCTGTCCCTCGGCCAGGCCCGACTGTGGCGGAAGGAGGTCGCGAAGGCGGTGCACGCCCGGCCCGCGGAGAAGATCCTCGACCTGGCGGCGGGCACGGCGACGTCGTCGCTGCCGTTCGCCGCGACGGGCGCGTACGTCGTGCCGTGCGATTTCTCCCTCGGCATGCTGGAGGAGGGCAAGAAGCGCCACTCCTGGCTGCCCTTCACCGCGGGCGACGCCACCCGGCTGCCGTTCCGCGACGAGACCTTCGACGCGGTGACGATCTCCTTCGGGCTGCGCAACGTCCAGGACACGGACGCCGCGCTGCGCGAGCTGTACCGGGTGACGAGGCCGGGCGGACGGGTGGTGATCTGCGAGTTCTCCCAGCCGACCTGGGAGCCGTTCCGCACGGTCTACACCGAGTACCTGATACGGGCGCTGCCGCCGGTCGCGCGCGCCGTCTCGTCCAACCCCGACGCGTACGTCTACCTCGCCGAGTCCATCCGCGCCTGGCCCGACCAGCCCGGCCTCGCGTCCGCGCTCCAGCGGGCCGGCTGGTCGAAGGTCGCCTGGCGCAACCTCACCAGCGGCGTGGTGGCGCTGCACCGGGGCGTACGCCCCTGA
- a CDS encoding DUF6350 family protein, producing MAPPTTAPAGPSPVGEFFGRVLRGGWAGAARAAAWPSGLLVALAVALAIPSYGQDDTVVVGWTDRLRIALAMLLQAFGGNFELRAVGPTGRYGEDYGGDYGEDYGGGYDSDGYGMDGDMTQGGAVLSVVPLTVTVLWLGALFLAARAARKRGDGMEAAVRISLVASAVVLVLGLFSQPEIAGVSISSAPLLAMLGALTLSLLVTAGALYRDDSGRWRAQRPAVHAALRTAGTAVRALGAVLLLCSLIGFISYANIDDVDGEAMLIALPLLPNIGLAVLGVSWGAPVEYDVRGRLGYFGSGMEHGGFGLPELGDEVGGWAVTCAVVTGVVCALAVGIMAARRSADRREQAAAGALFLAMFLVLCGIGGVSTELSGGFVEMGGQGTAEFAPSVPDALLFGLLWVGGAVFVAPYLLRMAGGGTPPAPPTPPGPMPPGMPPAYPGGAPVVPAQPGTTPGTPAHPAPPQAPASQNPTGQAQAQAQAPAPAQFPSQGPGPYAYAYDERTAQLSAAPGTSPASRPAPATGSRRRTVFVWTGTLLAALLVGGGATAGVLFLLDG from the coding sequence ATGGCCCCGCCGACGACGGCCCCTGCCGGGCCGTCGCCCGTCGGGGAGTTCTTCGGCCGCGTCCTCCGCGGCGGCTGGGCCGGTGCGGCGAGGGCGGCGGCCTGGCCCAGCGGACTGCTGGTCGCCCTCGCGGTGGCGCTCGCCATTCCCTCGTACGGGCAGGACGACACGGTCGTCGTCGGGTGGACCGACCGGCTGCGGATCGCGCTGGCGATGCTGCTCCAGGCGTTCGGCGGCAACTTCGAACTGCGGGCCGTGGGCCCGACCGGCCGTTACGGGGAGGACTACGGGGGCGACTACGGGGAGGACTACGGGGGCGGCTACGACTCCGACGGCTACGGCATGGATGGGGACATGACGCAGGGCGGCGCCGTGCTCTCCGTCGTCCCGCTGACCGTCACCGTGCTGTGGCTGGGCGCGCTGTTCCTGGCCGCCAGGGCGGCCCGCAAGCGGGGCGACGGCATGGAGGCCGCGGTTCGGATCAGCCTCGTGGCCTCGGCCGTCGTGCTGGTGCTCGGGCTGTTCTCCCAGCCCGAGATCGCCGGGGTCTCGATCTCGTCCGCGCCACTGCTCGCCATGCTCGGGGCGCTGACGCTGTCGCTGCTCGTCACCGCCGGGGCGCTGTACCGCGACGATTCGGGCCGGTGGCGGGCGCAGCGGCCCGCCGTGCACGCCGCGCTCCGGACGGCCGGGACGGCGGTACGGGCGCTCGGCGCGGTGCTCCTGCTCTGCTCCCTGATCGGGTTCATCTCCTACGCCAACATCGATGACGTGGACGGCGAGGCGATGCTGATCGCGCTGCCGCTGCTGCCGAACATCGGGCTCGCGGTGCTCGGCGTGAGCTGGGGCGCCCCGGTCGAGTACGACGTGCGGGGCCGGCTCGGTTACTTCGGCTCGGGTATGGAGCACGGCGGCTTCGGGCTCCCCGAACTGGGCGACGAGGTCGGCGGCTGGGCGGTGACCTGCGCGGTGGTGACCGGTGTGGTGTGCGCGCTCGCGGTGGGCATCATGGCCGCGCGGCGCTCGGCGGACCGGCGCGAACAGGCCGCCGCGGGCGCCCTGTTCCTCGCGATGTTCCTGGTGCTGTGCGGGATCGGCGGGGTGTCCACGGAACTGTCGGGCGGCTTCGTGGAGATGGGCGGGCAGGGCACGGCGGAGTTCGCGCCGAGCGTGCCGGACGCGCTGCTGTTCGGACTGCTGTGGGTGGGCGGCGCGGTGTTCGTGGCGCCGTACCTGCTGCGCATGGCGGGCGGGGGCACTCCGCCCGCCCCGCCGACGCCGCCCGGCCCGATGCCCCCGGGCATGCCCCCGGCGTACCCGGGCGGGGCCCCGGTCGTACCGGCGCAACCGGGCACGACCCCCGGCACCCCGGCCCACCCCGCACCGCCCCAGGCCCCGGCGTCCCAGAACCCGACCGGCCAGGCCCAGGCCCAGGCCCAGGCCCCGGCCCCGGCTCAGTTCCCGTCCCAGGGCCCCGGCCCGTACGCGTACGCGTACGACGAGCGGACCGCGCAACTGTCCGCCGCGCCCGGGACGTCGCCCGCCTCCCGGCCCGCCCCGGCGACCGGCTCCCGCAGGCGCACGGTGTTCGTCTGGACCGGCACGCTCCTCGCGGCGCTGCTCGTCGGTGGCGGCGCCACCGCGGGCGTGCTGTTCCTCCTGGACGGTTAG
- a CDS encoding GNAT family N-acetyltransferase, whose product MSTEHSGAPSATSSAPSVHLRVPTDEDALSWHRAFDDPEVMKFFGGTSEEISLYEEWTARQRKLDAELGFCLWTVLDEDGEVIGFTGAQPWPRTEYGPVGEIEIGWRLARSAWGRGYATAAARITLERLRAAGVERVVALIDAGNERSIAVARRLGLERAESFTDPKTGRRVDCFRPTS is encoded by the coding sequence ATGTCGACCGAGCATTCCGGCGCTCCCTCCGCCACCTCCTCCGCTCCTTCCGTGCACCTGCGTGTCCCGACCGACGAGGACGCGCTCTCCTGGCACCGCGCCTTCGACGACCCCGAGGTGATGAAGTTCTTCGGCGGTACGTCGGAGGAGATCTCCCTGTACGAGGAGTGGACCGCCCGTCAGCGCAAGCTCGACGCGGAACTCGGCTTCTGCCTCTGGACCGTGCTCGACGAGGACGGCGAGGTGATCGGCTTCACCGGTGCCCAGCCCTGGCCGCGGACCGAATACGGGCCGGTGGGCGAGATCGAGATCGGCTGGCGGCTGGCCAGGTCGGCCTGGGGCCGGGGGTACGCCACCGCCGCCGCGCGCATCACGCTGGAGCGGCTGCGCGCGGCCGGGGTGGAACGGGTGGTCGCGCTGATCGACGCGGGCAACGAGCGGTCGATCGCCGTGGCCCGGCGGCTGGGCCTGGAGCGGGCGGAGAGCTTCACCGATCCGAAGACGGGACGACGGGTGGACTGCTTCCGGCCGACGTCGTGA
- a CDS encoding geranylgeranyl reductase family protein: MTEQLLSEHSADVIVVGAGPAGSTTAYYLAKAGLDVLLLEKTAFPREKVCGDGLTPRATKQLVAMGIDISEEAGWLRNKGLRIIGGGVRLQLDWPDLAAYPNYGLVRKRDDFDEQLARQAQKAGARLYERCNVGAPVVDDRTGRITGVTAKLGEEKTPVTFHAPLVVAADGNSTRLSLAMGLHRREDRPMGVAVRTYFTSPRHDDDYLESWLELWDRRGPQDRLLPGYGWIFGMGDGTSNVGLGILNSSSAFKELDWREVLKAWCASMPEDWGFTPENMTGPIRGAALPMAFNRQPHYTRGLLLVGDAGGMVNPFNGEGIAYAMESGQIAADVIVQAHARTTPAQRELALNNYPKVLKETYGGYYTMGRAFVKLIGNPKVMKIATQRGLTHPLLMKFTLKMLANLTDPTGGDAMDRIINGLSKVAPRA; the protein is encoded by the coding sequence GTGACCGAGCAGCTCCTCTCCGAGCACAGCGCGGATGTGATCGTCGTCGGGGCAGGCCCGGCCGGATCCACGACCGCGTACTACCTCGCCAAGGCCGGACTGGACGTCCTGCTCCTGGAGAAGACGGCCTTCCCCCGCGAGAAGGTCTGCGGCGACGGCCTCACCCCGCGTGCCACCAAGCAGCTCGTCGCCATGGGCATCGACATCTCCGAAGAGGCCGGCTGGCTGCGCAACAAGGGCCTGCGGATCATCGGCGGCGGCGTCCGCCTCCAGCTGGACTGGCCGGACCTCGCCGCGTACCCGAACTACGGACTGGTCCGCAAGCGCGACGACTTCGACGAACAGCTGGCCCGCCAGGCGCAGAAGGCCGGCGCGAGGCTGTACGAGCGCTGCAACGTCGGCGCCCCGGTCGTCGATGACCGCACCGGCCGCATCACCGGCGTCACCGCCAAGCTCGGCGAGGAGAAGACCCCGGTCACCTTCCACGCCCCGCTCGTCGTCGCAGCCGACGGCAACTCCACCCGGCTGTCGCTCGCCATGGGCCTGCACCGCCGCGAGGACCGCCCGATGGGCGTCGCCGTGCGCACGTACTTCACCTCGCCCCGCCACGACGACGACTACCTGGAGTCCTGGCTGGAGCTGTGGGACCGCCGCGGCCCCCAGGACCGGCTGCTGCCCGGCTACGGCTGGATCTTCGGCATGGGCGACGGCACGTCCAACGTCGGCCTCGGCATCCTCAACTCCTCCTCCGCCTTCAAGGAGCTGGACTGGCGCGAGGTCCTCAAGGCGTGGTGCGCCTCGATGCCGGAGGACTGGGGCTTCACCCCGGAGAACATGACGGGGCCGATCCGCGGCGCCGCCCTCCCGATGGCCTTCAACCGCCAGCCGCACTACACCCGGGGCCTGCTGCTCGTCGGCGACGCGGGCGGCATGGTCAACCCGTTCAACGGCGAAGGCATCGCGTACGCCATGGAGTCGGGCCAGATCGCCGCCGACGTCATCGTCCAGGCCCACGCCCGTACGACCCCCGCGCAGCGCGAACTGGCGCTGAACAACTACCCGAAGGTGCTCAAGGAGACCTACGGCGGCTACTACACGATGGGCCGCGCCTTCGTGAAGCTGATCGGCAACCCGAAGGTCATGAAGATCGCCACCCAGCGCGGCC